CTGACATCACTTTCATTTGTTGCGTGTTTAAACTCTCTTTTTATATTTACGCTCATGGCATCTTTAATGTGCTCTTTTATATCTGAATTTTGAATCTCAATAGATTGCATCGGGGTAAGGTTTTTTAGTTTTACTTCTACTATTGCATCTGTAGTATCAGACACATCTATGGATGCTAAAGAGTTCTCATAATCTTCACAGTCTATCTCTTTAGTAATAATAGGGCGTATATCTATCTCTTTGTACTCGACATCCAGTGAGCCAAACAGTGATGCTTTATCTTCTAGTGTAAGTTCTATAAAACCTTTAGAGTTTCGTTTATCGTTTAGGCTTGTACGTTCGGTTGAACCGCTGTAGTAAACGTTTTCATGTTTTCCCACTTGTCCAAAACCGTGCCAGTGCCCGAGTGCTACATAATCCATTTTAGCAAATATATACTCTTTATCTTTTGGGTACACCCACTCGCCAAATTCTTGCATCAGGTAGTGTGCTCCAACGGAGCAGTGCATCATCATGATGTTCTTTTTGTTTTCATCTATGCTTTTTTCACAAAGCTCTATTTGTGAAAGTGCCTTTGTGTCGTCGTTCATATGGGGCAGGGTGTGAAATGCTACGTCTTTAAACTCTATTTTTTTATACACCTGATTGTACGATACGTGTATGTTTTTAAAACTGTTAAAAATTTTGAGTATAGGTGAACTTAGATTTGTTCTAGGGGTAGAGTGGTTTCCTGCTATCAAAATGAAAGGAATATTTAACTCATCTATTATTTTAAACTTCTCAAGTGCAAAAGTTATAGCGCGGTTACTTGGACTCGCTCTGTGAAACAGATCGCCTGTGTGGATTATATAGTCAGGTTTTATGGTTTTTATTTGCTCAAGAACCTGAGAAAAGGCATCGTAAAAATCTGCTTCTCTTTGGTTTATGTTTTTTTCATTTAAAATATCTAAGTCGTTAAAACCCAAGTGGGTGTCGCTAAAGTGAACAATCTTCATAAGGGTATAATAGTGTGATTTAACTTAAAATTTAGTAGTTCCATTTGATTTGTAGCCATACAAAGTCGCTTACCGGTTTAGAACCAAATTCGCTTAAATCATTACCGCTGTTTTTATTGTATGATATATCCGCATCTATATTATTTTTAAAACTGTAACTTATTCCGATTTTATTTTGCATAGAATCATCGTCTAAGTTTGTATAGTTTTTGGCATAGATGCTAAAGTAGAGTATGTTGTATGGCTCTTTTTGTGTCAGCTGTGTTACGAAGTAATCATCCTCATCGTTTAAATACTCACTTATAACAGTCAACTCATAATCGGTCAAATATCGTAAGCCAACAAGATATGCTTCGTCTGCGTTTATAACTTTGGCATATTCGCCGTGTATTTCAAAATTTGTTTGAAGGTTTTTAGAAAAATCTATACCGATTTTGTCATCTTTTTTATTTGAATAGTTGTATATAAAATCTATATCCGTATCAAAATAAAGCAGGTATAAACGAGTTGCTAAATTGTTTGAATTTTTGTCAAAGTCTTGATTTATAGCATTACTTGATGGCAGATATACAAAATCAAAACTAAGGTTTTTTAAATCCCCTATAAAGCTTTTGTTATAGCTGTATTTTAAAATGCTATATCCTTCTCTAACTTGTGTAGGCTGAGACGGGTCTTTTTCTCTGTCAAAAAATGCGACGGGGTTGAAAAAGTAACCTTTTCCCCATTTTAGACTTTTTTTACCTGCCAAAAATGAGTTGTATGTATCTAGTTTTGCTTCAAAATAGAGTTCGTTTACTACTAAATCATCTTCGTTTTGTTTATTGTTTATATAATCACGCGTATAGATTACGGAACTCTCAAACGTCAGTTGTTCATAAAAATATGAAAAATCAAAAAGAGCTTCTGTATGAATGTAGTTTTGATATTTATCATCGCCTTTGTCTAGTTTTTGAAGTCTGTCGTCAACTCTTAGATATCCACCGTACTCGTATTTTTTGGGCTTAACGTCGGATATATCAAAATCATATTCATTACCCATAAGTAAAGCGACAGATAAAAAGACGATAAAGAGTTTTAACATTCTTTGCTTATCTTCTTAGATTTGATGCTTTAGATAGATTATCAAGCGTAAAAGCCTCGTCCGGAAACTTTTTAGGTAAAATCTTCCCGTAAATCATTATAGATTTATACCCCTTATACATAGGTGATTCTGTCTCAATTACTGACGGTCTTACTATGTTGTCCCCAAAATCTTTTAACTTTTTATAATAAAGCGTTTTTATAAGCAGCTTTGTTGAAGTATAACACTCTATTTGAAGCGGTGTCATACTTTTTTTATCTACTTGCATGATAAGTTTGTCATAAGAGACAGTATCGTTTTTTGCTTTTAGCGTAAGTAAAAGATACTCTTTTTTTTCTTCTTGTTTTTCTACA
The genomic region above belongs to Sulfurimonas lithotrophica and contains:
- a CDS encoding metallophosphoesterase family protein, whose product is MKIVHFSDTHLGFNDLDILNEKNINQREADFYDAFSQVLEQIKTIKPDYIIHTGDLFHRASPSNRAITFALEKFKIIDELNIPFILIAGNHSTPRTNLSSPILKIFNSFKNIHVSYNQVYKKIEFKDVAFHTLPHMNDDTKALSQIELCEKSIDENKKNIMMMHCSVGAHYLMQEFGEWVYPKDKEYIFAKMDYVALGHWHGFGQVGKHENVYYSGSTERTSLNDKRNSKGFIELTLEDKASLFGSLDVEYKEIDIRPIITKEIDCEDYENSLASIDVSDTTDAIVEVKLKNLTPMQSIEIQNSDIKEHIKDAMSVNIKREFKHATNESDVSEVEAMSLEEFFLEHIKEDAKEQEYDRLKNKIQELFASYEEVQDDTN